A region of Paraburkholderia sp. BL23I1N1 DNA encodes the following proteins:
- a CDS encoding MBL fold metallo-hydrolase, producing the protein MAKAFASQADLEVKKVTWTKLSENAYAYTAEGDPNSGVIVGDDGVLIVDTTATPAMAQDLIAKIRSVTDKPIKYVVLSHYHAVRVLGASAYFEEGAQQVIASRGTYEMIVERGEADMKSEIERFPRLFAGVETVPGLTWPTLVFEKEMTLFLGKLEVRIAHLGAGHTKGDTVVWLPSQKVLFSGDLVEYDAACYCGDAQLEQWPATLEALRALKAEKLVPGRGPALTTPEDVNKGLDYTKDFVTTLLQQGREAVEQKLDLKAAMAHTRKAMDPKFGHVFIYEHCLPFDVSRAFDEASGITHPRIWTAQRDKEMWDALQA; encoded by the coding sequence ATGGCAAAGGCATTCGCATCCCAGGCCGACCTGGAAGTCAAGAAAGTCACGTGGACCAAGCTGTCCGAGAACGCCTACGCGTACACCGCTGAGGGCGATCCGAACTCGGGCGTGATCGTCGGCGACGACGGCGTGCTGATCGTCGACACCACCGCCACGCCGGCCATGGCGCAAGACCTCATCGCGAAGATTCGCAGCGTCACCGACAAACCGATCAAATACGTCGTGCTGTCGCACTACCACGCCGTGCGCGTGCTGGGCGCGTCGGCGTATTTCGAAGAAGGCGCGCAGCAGGTGATCGCGAGCCGCGGCACGTACGAGATGATCGTCGAGCGCGGCGAAGCAGACATGAAGTCGGAAATCGAACGCTTCCCGCGCTTGTTCGCCGGTGTCGAAACGGTGCCGGGCCTGACGTGGCCGACGCTCGTGTTCGAAAAAGAAATGACGCTGTTCCTCGGCAAGCTCGAAGTGCGTATCGCGCATCTGGGCGCGGGTCATACGAAGGGCGATACGGTGGTGTGGTTGCCGTCGCAGAAGGTGCTGTTTTCCGGCGACCTGGTCGAATACGACGCAGCCTGCTATTGCGGCGACGCTCAACTCGAACAATGGCCGGCCACGCTCGAAGCATTGCGTGCGCTGAAGGCCGAGAAGCTCGTGCCGGGCCGCGGGCCTGCATTGACCACGCCGGAAGACGTCAACAAAGGCCTCGATTACACGAAAGACTTTGTGACCACGTTGCTGCAGCAAGGCCGCGAAGCCGTCGAACAGAAGCTCGATCTGAAAGCCGCGATGGCGCACACGCGCAAGGCGATGGACCCGAAATTCGGCCACGTGTTCATCTATGAGCACTGCCTGCCGTTCGACGTCTCGCGCGCCTTCGACGAAGCGAGCGGTATCACGCATCCGCGCATCTGGACCGCGCAGCGCGACAAGGAAATGTGGGACGCGCTGCAAGCCTGA
- a CDS encoding DUF3142 domain-containing protein encodes MNDGGSAPARRRVRGGFAVWAVPLLVLTLTLVGACGRPSTPLSNDAYIWQHKWTPSVTSAIEYSSGFVQTWHVLAAEKDSKDDWTIVSPDWTSLHAARAPVTAVIRVDGQLDDLHALPVARIVQLAADWKQHGITLAAIEIDHDCATSRLAAYTRFLATLRAQLDPTVKLTITALPTWLDSPALDALLAQADESILQVHAVMNPAQGLFDPAQARAWLGAFAQRTRHPWRVALPTYGSRVTWGDDGRVAGIESERPMLLANGFTQGVSHELVAQPEQISAFVTKIERHALPGLEGIVWFRLPTDTDERAWSLATWRAVLTRAPLTAAISADVRKSAQQPGLFDVSLVSGGNADAPLPAVVRTDSSCEAADGINGYALDYDARGMLLRRVQAGLLHAGTRRDIGWLRCGAADNNKVSVHVEP; translated from the coding sequence ATGAATGACGGCGGTTCGGCACCCGCGCGGCGGCGAGTGCGTGGCGGGTTCGCTGTTTGGGCCGTGCCGCTGCTGGTGTTGACGCTGACGCTCGTCGGCGCCTGCGGCAGGCCGTCAACACCGTTGTCGAACGACGCCTATATCTGGCAACACAAATGGACACCGTCCGTCACATCCGCGATTGAATACAGCAGCGGCTTCGTTCAAACGTGGCATGTGCTCGCCGCAGAGAAAGACTCCAAAGACGATTGGACCATCGTCTCGCCCGATTGGACGAGTCTCCACGCGGCGCGTGCGCCAGTAACGGCCGTCATCCGGGTCGACGGCCAACTCGACGATCTGCACGCGCTGCCGGTCGCGCGCATCGTCCAGCTCGCCGCCGATTGGAAGCAGCACGGCATCACACTCGCGGCCATCGAAATCGATCACGACTGCGCGACATCCAGGCTCGCCGCGTATACGCGTTTCCTCGCCACGTTACGCGCGCAACTCGATCCCACCGTCAAACTGACGATCACGGCACTACCCACCTGGCTCGACAGCCCCGCGCTCGATGCGCTGCTGGCCCAGGCCGACGAATCCATCCTTCAGGTGCATGCGGTCATGAACCCGGCGCAAGGCCTGTTCGACCCGGCGCAAGCGCGCGCATGGCTGGGCGCATTCGCGCAACGAACAAGGCATCCGTGGCGCGTCGCATTGCCGACCTACGGCTCGCGCGTGACATGGGGCGACGATGGTCGTGTGGCCGGCATCGAAAGCGAACGTCCGATGTTGCTGGCGAACGGCTTCACTCAAGGGGTATCGCATGAACTCGTCGCGCAACCGGAGCAGATCAGCGCTTTCGTGACGAAGATTGAACGCCACGCGTTGCCCGGACTCGAGGGCATCGTCTGGTTCCGGCTGCCCACCGACACCGACGAACGCGCATGGAGTCTCGCCACCTGGCGCGCCGTGCTCACGCGTGCACCGCTAACCGCCGCCATTTCCGCCGACGTGCGCAAGAGCGCGCAGCAACCAGGGCTCTTCGACGTGTCGCTTGTCAGCGGCGGCAATGCCGACGCGCCATTACCCGCTGTCGTGCGCACCGATTCCTCGTGCGAAGCCGCCGACGGCATCAACGGCTACGCACTCGACTACGACGCGCGCGGCATGCTGCTGCGGCGCGTTCAAGCTGGCTTGCTGCACGCGGGCACGCGTCGCGACATCGGTTGGCTTCGCTGCGGCGCAGCCGATAACAATAAGGTCTCCGTTCATGTTGAACCGTAA
- a CDS encoding IclR family transcriptional regulator, giving the protein MSKAAKSATGKGAGGSETADGGKTQRGIQSVEVGGRVLLALAQARSPLALSDLATAAQIAPGQAHAYLVSLSRLGLIKRDELSGRYEPGPLSLRLGLMHLENQPAFRAAVPRVTALAEAIGFSVAICIAGPQGPTIVRYEHAGFPLHVNLHVGTVMSLPATSTGRVFCAYLPRETLAGMWANQSGSGDGAMTPPDESAAFETTLDAIRARGLECSVDAPSPGISSLSAPVLDANGHLCLALTVIGSTGAIDVAANGPTARALVAAAREISAELAATPSLLASSAS; this is encoded by the coding sequence GTGAGCAAAGCAGCGAAATCGGCCACCGGCAAAGGCGCGGGCGGCAGCGAGACGGCAGACGGCGGCAAGACGCAGCGCGGGATTCAGAGCGTTGAGGTCGGCGGCCGCGTGTTGCTTGCGCTTGCCCAGGCGCGCAGCCCGCTCGCTTTGTCCGATCTCGCCACCGCTGCGCAGATCGCGCCAGGGCAGGCGCATGCTTATCTGGTGAGCTTGAGCCGCTTAGGTCTGATCAAACGTGATGAGCTGTCGGGCCGCTATGAACCCGGTCCGCTGTCGTTGCGGCTGGGATTGATGCATCTCGAGAACCAACCGGCGTTTCGCGCCGCCGTGCCGCGCGTGACGGCGTTGGCCGAGGCGATCGGCTTCAGCGTCGCGATCTGTATTGCCGGGCCGCAAGGGCCGACCATCGTCCGCTATGAACATGCGGGGTTTCCGTTGCATGTGAATCTGCATGTGGGCACGGTGATGTCGCTGCCAGCCACGTCGACGGGACGCGTATTTTGCGCTTATCTGCCGCGTGAGACGCTGGCGGGCATGTGGGCGAATCAATCGGGCTCGGGGGATGGTGCAATGACGCCGCCTGATGAGAGCGCCGCGTTCGAGACCACTTTGGATGCAATCCGCGCGCGCGGGTTGGAATGCAGCGTCGATGCGCCGAGTCCGGGCATCAGCAGTTTGAGCGCGCCGGTACTCGATGCGAACGGCCACTTGTGTCTCGCGCTGACGGTGATCGGGTCGACCGGTGCGATCGACGTCGCCGCCAATGGCCCGACGGCTCGCGCTCTGGTTGCGGCCGCTCGTGAAATCAGCGCTGAACTTGCGGCAACGCCCTCCTTGTTAGCTTCTTCCGCATCGTGA
- a CDS encoding IclR family transcriptional regulator, giving the protein MTDSLDTSFASSAASADAKPQRGIQSLDSTGELLGALVAAARPLSLRDLAAAAGMPPAKAFPHLVSLLKIGLLNRDASGCFEAGPLALELGLIGLQRLSPTREAEPEVVELAASTGMSVAMAVLGPLGPTVVRLEESARPLHVSLRVGTVMSLVNTAIGRVFAAFVADDVRIGLLAQDHLRLAGAEAREIFVGAATAAEGPATASGRKDAAPSLPQLTKAYSQRLTQIRADGIDTALSRPVPGIDTLAAPVLDHTGSICLVLAVMGPGGSFDSELAGGPAQTLRAATLRLSRRFGWMAAAGGA; this is encoded by the coding sequence GTGACTGATTCTCTCGACACTTCTTTCGCATCTTCTGCCGCTTCCGCCGATGCAAAACCGCAGCGCGGCATCCAGTCGCTCGATAGCACCGGCGAGTTGCTTGGCGCATTGGTTGCGGCCGCACGGCCATTGAGCTTGCGTGACCTTGCGGCGGCTGCGGGCATGCCGCCGGCCAAAGCGTTTCCGCATCTGGTGAGTCTGCTCAAGATCGGTTTGCTCAATCGGGACGCTTCTGGTTGTTTCGAAGCCGGGCCGTTAGCCCTTGAGTTGGGATTGATCGGCTTGCAGCGTTTATCGCCGACCCGGGAAGCCGAGCCGGAAGTGGTCGAACTGGCGGCGTCGACGGGAATGAGCGTCGCGATGGCGGTGCTCGGGCCGCTCGGGCCGACCGTCGTGCGCCTGGAGGAATCGGCGCGGCCGCTGCATGTGAGCTTGCGGGTCGGCACGGTGATGTCGCTGGTGAATACGGCGATCGGGCGGGTGTTTGCTGCTTTTGTCGCGGACGATGTGCGGATTGGACTGCTGGCGCAGGATCATTTGCGACTGGCGGGGGCGGAGGCGAGGGAGATTTTTGTGGGGGCGGCGACAGCGGCTGAAGGTCCAGCAACGGCCTCAGGTCGCAAAGACGCCGCGCCATCACTACCGCAGCTAACAAAAGCCTACTCACAGCGCCTCACGCAAATCCGCGCGGACGGCATCGATACTGCATTGAGCCGGCCCGTGCCAGGCATCGACACCTTGGCCGCGCCAGTGCTGGACCATACCGGCAGCATCTGTCTCGTGCTCGCGGTGATGGGGCCAGGCGGCAGCTTCGACAGCGAGCTCGCGGGCGGTCCCGCGCAAACCTTGCGCGCGGCAACCCTGAGGTTGTCGCGGCGGTTTGGGTGGATGGCGGCAGCAGGCGGAGCCTGA
- a CDS encoding helix-turn-helix domain-containing protein, whose product MDHIFRAAMTPDEFGRLFRAERTKLKKSQETIAQHAGVRRETIVQLERGQNVGLHVIMRALGALGKGLSIVSDRPDYDQMRDMLRDE is encoded by the coding sequence ATGGACCACATTTTTAGGGCGGCGATGACGCCCGATGAGTTCGGGCGTCTGTTTCGTGCGGAGCGTACAAAGCTCAAGAAGTCGCAGGAAACGATTGCACAGCACGCTGGCGTGCGCAGGGAAACGATCGTGCAGCTTGAGCGAGGCCAGAACGTGGGCCTGCACGTCATCATGCGCGCGCTCGGCGCGCTTGGCAAAGGGTTATCGATCGTGTCGGATCGACCGGACTACGACCAGATGAGAGACATGCTTCGCGATGAATGA
- a CDS encoding type II toxin-antitoxin system HipA family toxin, whose protein sequence is MNEGKIKRLIVGTPQGDAGDLTKESRFAFNYTTAERAREVSLLMPIRAESYAETVLPSVFAMNQPEGFLLDKLRERFAKVVDLDDMRLLALTGENQIGRLRYREPDEKPMPIRAEVGLNTLLRSGASDELFDFLVDVYLRSGISGFQPKIMLPDADALADAAEPVATAYRVVEKATAFTPDLIVKAAGEGYPDLAQNEFLCMDAARIAGIEVPDFWLSDDGSLFIMRRFDLRGPEKLQLGFEDMAAMTLRSADRKYEGSYEQLAKVIGWYCGENRSESLSRLFEYVAMSVMVRNGDAHLKNFGLLYEHPHSAVPRLAPLFDVVTTSVYPVRDPQSGRTLTDRTMALKLNKDRQYPMRKELVEFGRNVCLVQRPEIVLDRISSAMRQSLDTHRERIEPRLFEKISVEWDSGMMSVEPAKIFTGRALKAIKGDADPGPIPD, encoded by the coding sequence ATGAATGAAGGAAAGATCAAGCGGCTGATTGTGGGCACCCCACAGGGCGACGCAGGCGATCTGACGAAAGAATCCCGATTCGCGTTCAACTACACGACGGCGGAGCGCGCTCGCGAGGTGTCGCTGCTCATGCCGATTCGGGCTGAAAGTTACGCGGAGACGGTGTTGCCGTCGGTCTTCGCGATGAACCAGCCGGAGGGCTTCCTGCTGGATAAGCTGCGGGAACGGTTCGCTAAGGTGGTCGATCTCGACGACATGCGGTTACTGGCATTGACAGGGGAAAACCAGATTGGTCGGCTGCGCTATCGGGAGCCCGACGAGAAGCCTATGCCGATACGCGCCGAGGTCGGACTCAATACGCTTTTGCGCTCAGGGGCGAGCGATGAACTGTTTGATTTCCTCGTCGACGTGTATCTCCGCTCCGGAATTAGTGGTTTTCAACCGAAGATCATGCTGCCTGACGCGGATGCACTGGCTGATGCGGCCGAGCCCGTGGCAACTGCGTATCGGGTCGTAGAGAAGGCGACCGCATTCACGCCGGACCTCATCGTGAAGGCTGCGGGTGAAGGCTATCCAGATCTCGCGCAGAACGAGTTTCTCTGCATGGATGCGGCCCGGATAGCAGGCATTGAGGTGCCTGACTTCTGGCTCTCCGATGACGGAAGTCTGTTTATCATGCGGCGTTTCGATCTGCGTGGACCTGAAAAGCTGCAGCTCGGTTTCGAGGATATGGCTGCGATGACACTGCGGTCGGCTGACAGGAAATACGAGGGGTCGTATGAACAGCTGGCAAAGGTGATCGGTTGGTATTGTGGAGAGAATCGATCCGAAAGCCTGTCGCGTCTGTTTGAGTATGTCGCGATGTCGGTCATGGTCCGAAACGGCGATGCACACCTGAAGAATTTCGGCCTGCTTTATGAGCATCCGCATTCAGCTGTGCCCAGGCTCGCGCCGCTCTTCGATGTTGTAACGACCTCCGTTTATCCGGTCCGCGACCCGCAATCTGGCCGCACGCTGACTGACCGGACCATGGCGCTGAAGCTGAACAAGGACCGTCAGTATCCGATGCGCAAGGAATTGGTCGAATTTGGACGAAACGTCTGCCTGGTACAGCGTCCGGAGATCGTGCTTGACCGGATATCATCCGCGATGCGCCAGTCGCTTGATACGCATCGTGAACGTATCGAGCCGCGGCTCTTCGAAAAGATTTCCGTTGAGTGGGATAGCGGCATGATGTCTGTTGAACCGGCCAAGATATTCACTGGGCGCGCCCTAAAGGCGATTAAAGGAGATGCTGATCCGGGCCCCATCCCTGATTAA
- a CDS encoding Fic family protein translates to MPQIGYQWLSNTYGVVPVHPFAVQSEIGRIRSTSTDGDIRREVYPERYRPAASLIDNLTFAFRHEGIHLEFLARLYALQPVRHELEAWIAREPTGAYARRACFFYEWLMPKPLDAPGVSRGNYVDALNPDDFIVGTTVNNARWRVRDNLPGNRDFCPVIRRVEAVQRAEAYDLAAPLAELEAAYGIDLILRSAVWLTVKESRASFLIEHEQDKEDRIRRFAAVMESECGQHANPFDAETLDVLQRGILGQSALRYGIRPSPVYVGHIARYQPVVDYIAPPWESIEPMLLGLARFLERTEGGAPIIRAAATSFGFVYVRPMADGNGRISRFLINDILRRDGAVPAPIILPVSATITHSTRDRAAYDKVLERFSRPLMKHYADQYTFGKTEIADDGVEYNLHFRAYDDALPAWRYPDLTAHVIYLADVIDMTLTHEMRTEARFLHANDSARCAIKDFLEAPDNDLDGIIRSVRQNGNSVSNNLRKRYPLFDERPELSAQIVQAITDAFSDENNR, encoded by the coding sequence ATGCCGCAGATCGGTTATCAATGGCTATCCAACACGTACGGCGTCGTACCGGTCCACCCGTTCGCCGTTCAAAGTGAAATCGGCCGGATTCGCTCAACGTCCACCGACGGCGACATCCGCCGCGAGGTTTACCCCGAACGTTATCGTCCGGCCGCCAGCCTGATCGACAACCTGACTTTCGCCTTCCGGCACGAGGGCATTCACCTGGAATTCCTCGCGCGACTCTATGCGCTGCAACCGGTGCGCCACGAACTGGAGGCGTGGATCGCCCGCGAACCCACAGGCGCGTATGCCCGCCGTGCCTGCTTCTTTTACGAGTGGCTGATGCCGAAGCCGTTAGACGCGCCTGGCGTCTCCCGGGGAAACTATGTCGATGCATTGAATCCCGATGACTTCATCGTAGGCACGACGGTCAACAACGCGCGTTGGCGCGTGCGCGACAATCTGCCGGGCAATCGCGATTTTTGCCCGGTGATTCGACGTGTCGAAGCGGTTCAGCGCGCCGAAGCTTACGACCTTGCCGCACCGCTTGCCGAACTGGAAGCGGCCTATGGCATCGATCTGATCTTGCGAAGCGCCGTCTGGCTGACGGTCAAAGAGAGCCGCGCGAGCTTTCTGATCGAGCACGAGCAGGACAAAGAGGATCGAATCCGCCGCTTTGCCGCGGTCATGGAAAGCGAATGCGGACAGCATGCGAATCCGTTCGACGCTGAAACGCTCGACGTCTTGCAACGCGGCATCCTCGGGCAGTCGGCCCTGCGTTACGGCATTCGCCCCTCGCCGGTGTATGTGGGACATATCGCACGCTATCAACCGGTGGTCGACTACATTGCGCCGCCTTGGGAAAGCATCGAACCGATGCTGTTGGGGCTCGCCCGCTTTCTAGAACGTACCGAGGGTGGAGCCCCGATCATCCGCGCCGCAGCGACATCGTTCGGCTTCGTCTACGTGCGCCCTATGGCCGACGGCAACGGCCGCATTTCGCGCTTCCTGATCAACGACATTCTGCGTCGCGACGGCGCGGTGCCTGCGCCAATCATCTTGCCGGTATCCGCCACAATCACCCACAGCACGCGCGATCGTGCCGCTTACGACAAAGTGCTCGAACGCTTTTCGCGTCCGTTGATGAAACACTATGCCGACCAGTACACGTTCGGCAAGACCGAGATCGCGGACGACGGTGTCGAATACAACCTGCATTTTCGCGCCTATGACGACGCGCTGCCCGCCTGGCGCTATCCCGATCTGACCGCACACGTCATCTATCTGGCTGACGTGATCGACATGACGCTAACACATGAAATGCGCACCGAAGCGCGCTTTCTGCACGCCAACGACTCAGCACGATGCGCGATCAAGGATTTTCTCGAAGCGCCGGACAACGATCTGGACGGCATCATTCGCAGCGTCCGGCAGAACGGCAACAGTGTGTCGAACAACTTGCGCAAGCGCTATCCGCTGTTTGACGAGCGGCCGGAGTTGAGCGCGCAAATCGTGCAGGCTATTACCGATGCATTTTCAGACGAGAACAACCGCTAG
- a CDS encoding ABC transporter ATP-binding protein yields MAAVQLSGIFKRYGDTQVVHGIDLHINDGEFVVLVGPSGCGKSTLMRMVAGLEEISGGDLMIGGTRANMLPPQQRNISMVFQSYALYPHLSVYENIAFGPRIRKESSASFKPRIEAAAKMLNLSGYLDRLPRALSGGQRQRVAMGRAVVREPSLFLFDEPLSNLDAKLRVQMRTEIKALHQRLKNTVIYVTHDQIEAMTMADRIVVMNAGRIEQIGRPLELYDRPANLFVASFLGSPSMNFAEGVLINRSQGQGLALKLDDGGEIVLEGVPASAVVGANVTLGVRPEHIETMAPTPDATMEVEVVEPTGAETHLYGKIGGTTWCVTTRQRSKIEPGQRVTLRLPAEHIHLFDTESGRRLV; encoded by the coding sequence ATGGCAGCAGTGCAACTGAGCGGCATCTTCAAACGCTATGGCGACACGCAAGTGGTGCACGGCATCGATCTCCACATCAACGACGGCGAGTTCGTCGTGCTGGTCGGCCCGTCGGGTTGTGGCAAAAGCACGTTGATGCGCATGGTGGCGGGGCTCGAAGAAATCAGCGGCGGCGATCTGATGATCGGCGGCACGCGCGCGAATATGCTCCCGCCGCAACAGCGCAATATCTCGATGGTGTTTCAGAGCTACGCGCTCTATCCGCATCTGTCGGTCTACGAAAACATTGCGTTCGGGCCGCGGATTCGCAAGGAATCGTCGGCGAGTTTCAAGCCGCGAATCGAAGCCGCCGCGAAGATGCTGAACCTCAGCGGCTATCTGGATCGCTTGCCGCGTGCGCTCTCGGGCGGTCAACGTCAGCGGGTGGCGATGGGCCGTGCGGTGGTGCGCGAGCCGTCGTTATTTCTGTTCGACGAACCACTCTCCAATCTCGACGCCAAACTCCGCGTGCAGATGCGCACGGAAATCAAGGCGCTGCATCAGCGTCTGAAGAACACGGTGATCTACGTCACGCACGATCAGATCGAAGCGATGACGATGGCCGACCGCATCGTTGTAATGAACGCGGGGCGGATCGAACAGATCGGCCGTCCGCTGGAACTGTACGACCGTCCGGCGAATCTGTTCGTTGCGAGTTTCCTCGGCTCGCCGTCGATGAATTTCGCCGAAGGCGTGTTGATCAATCGTTCGCAAGGGCAGGGCCTCGCATTGAAACTCGACGACGGTGGCGAGATTGTGCTGGAGGGGGTGCCCGCGTCCGCGGTGGTTGGAGCCAATGTCACGCTTGGGGTGCGCCCCGAGCACATCGAGACCATGGCGCCAACGCCGGACGCCACCATGGAAGTCGAAGTGGTCGAGCCGACTGGCGCCGAGACCCATTTGTACGGGAAAATAGGCGGCACCACGTGGTGCGTGACGACTCGTCAGCGCTCGAAAATCGAACCCGGTCAGCGCGTGACGCTGCGCCTGCCGGCCGAGCATATTCATCTGTTCGATACGGAGAGTGGACGCAGGCTGGTCTGA
- a CDS encoding MurR/RpiR family transcriptional regulator: MSAPNLIPHIRGALANLRPAERKVADMVLSDVDFAMRASITELAQRADVSEPSVTRFCRAIGAHGLRDFKMQLAQSVAGGVPYASTAVARDDDAQTLMEKVGEAAVDGITHACAALDPAVFESAVAALSSAGRVFFFGVGSGSGLVAQDAALRFLRLDIAATAFTDGHLQRLYAGLMEPGDVAFAISHSGRSVEVNESIQIAKERGATTIALTNVGSRLAWLVDIPLLLRVPSPIDPNTPGVSRLVHLCIMDALAIGVALKAGPNTLEKMRHAKARLSSNEPEAAGD; encoded by the coding sequence GTGTCCGCACCGAACTTGATTCCCCACATCCGCGGCGCACTGGCCAATTTGCGGCCCGCCGAGCGCAAAGTCGCCGACATGGTGCTGAGCGACGTCGACTTTGCGATGCGCGCGAGCATCACCGAACTTGCGCAGCGCGCGGATGTGTCCGAGCCTTCCGTCACGCGCTTTTGCCGCGCGATCGGTGCGCATGGTCTGCGCGACTTCAAGATGCAATTGGCGCAGAGCGTGGCGGGCGGGGTGCCGTATGCGTCGACGGCGGTTGCGCGTGACGACGATGCGCAGACCTTGATGGAGAAGGTGGGGGAAGCAGCTGTCGATGGGATCACGCACGCGTGTGCTGCGTTGGATCCGGCGGTGTTCGAGAGCGCGGTTGCGGCGTTGTCGAGCGCGGGGCGGGTTTTCTTCTTTGGCGTTGGCTCGGGGTCGGGGCTCGTCGCGCAAGATGCGGCTTTAAGGTTTTTGCGGCTCGATATTGCGGCTACTGCGTTTACCGATGGTCATTTGCAACGGCTTTACGCGGGCCTGATGGAGCCGGGTGATGTGGCGTTTGCGATTTCGCATTCGGGGCGTAGCGTCGAAGTGAACGAAAGCATTCAGATCGCCAAGGAGCGTGGCGCGACGACGATTGCGCTGACTAATGTGGGCTCGCGATTGGCGTGGTTGGTCGATATTCCGTTGCTGCTGCGCGTGCCGAGTCCGATCGATCCAAATACGCCAGGCGTGTCGCGGCTCGTGCATCTGTGCATCATGGACGCACTGGCGATCGGTGTCGCACTGAAGGCGGGGCCGAATACGCTTGAAAAGATGCGGCACGCGAAAGCGCGGCTGTCGTCGAATGAGCCGGAGGCGGCGGGGGATTGA